In a genomic window of Ipomoea triloba cultivar NCNSP0323 chromosome 3, ASM357664v1:
- the LOC116011978 gene encoding ribulose-phosphate 3-epimerase, cytoplasmic isoform, producing the protein MVKAIIAPSMLSSDFANLASEAEKMIHCGADWLHMDIMDGHFVPNLTIGAPVIESLRKHTKAYLDCHLMVTNPLDYVEPLGKAGASGFTFHVEASRDNWQELVQRIKSKGMKPGVSLKPGTPIEEVYPLLEGENSVELVLVMTVEPGFGGQKFMPEMMQKVRELRKKYPSLDIEVDGGLGPSTIEMAASAGANCIVAGSSVFGAPDPAHVISVLRNSVEGAQKGSSSI; encoded by the exons ATGGTGAAGGCCATAATCGCGCCGTCGATGCTATCATCGGACTTCGCCAATCTGGCCTCTGAAGCCGAAAAGATGATCCACTGCGGCGCCGATTGGCTCCATATGGACATCATG GATGG tCACTTTGTACCAAATCTTACAATTGGTGCTCCAGTAATTGAAAGCCTGAGAAAGCACACAAA GGCATATTTAGATTGCCACCTCATGGTCACAAATCCTCTTGACTATGTGGAACCATTAGGAAAAGCTGGTGCCTCGGGTTTTACTTTCCATGTTGAGGCATCAAGAG ATAATTGGCAGGAACTTGTCCAAAGGATAAAGTCCAAGGGCATGAAACCTGGAGTTTCATTGAAGCCTGGTACGCCAATCGAAGAAGTCTATCCTCTG CTTGAAGGTGAAAACTCTGTTGAATTGGTTCTGGTGATGACTGTTGAACCAGGGTTTGGGGGACAGAAGTTTATGCCTGAAATGATGCAAAAG GTACGCGAACTAAGAAAGAAATATCCATCCCTCGATATAGAG GTGGATGGTGGTTTAGGACCTTCAACCATTGAAATGGCTGCTTCAGCAGGAGCAAACTGCATCGTTGCAGGAAGTTCAGTGTTTGGAGCTCCAGACCCAGCGCATGTGATATCAGTACTGCGAAACAGTGTAGAGGGAGCTCAGAAAGGCAGCAGTAGTATCTGA
- the LOC116012191 gene encoding uncharacterized protein At3g27210-like, whose amino-acid sequence MGSCVSAHRDPESSMKQRLVIGSKNGKLVIPSPLKSKPTVVNGADIKVTGLPLHSQHSSPHPMIIGSKEEEMFFDSQPWLESDCEDDFYSIKGDFSPSCGNTPVLRQSFSEGTPVIFRDRATISVNVIESSSPTDEKKKKKKKKKLSELLREISLQGNLQLQEEDINVQKDGETTGIDPTTVKVAVETPPSHSSVRSSSSSSSETTPDREFKPVSKSAKSGHCCLPRLLSSRSSCFNEKRKKMASPVHSVS is encoded by the exons ATGGGTTCGTGCGTTTCAGCGCACAGAGACCCAGAATCAAGCATGAAGCAACGCCTAGTAATCGGGTCCAAAAATGGGAAGCTTGTGATTCCATCCCCTCTTAAAAGTAAGCCCACTGTAGTCAATGGAGCTGATATTAAGGTCACTGGTCTTCCTCTTCACTCTCAGCATTCCTCACCTCATCCTATGATCATTG GCAGCAAGGAGGAGGAGATGTTCTTTGATTCCCAGCCTTGGTTGGAATCTGATTGTGAAGATGATTTCTATAGCATCAAAGGAG ACTTTTCTCCATCTTGTGGGAATACACCTGTCCTCCGTCAGAGCTTTTCAGAAGGAACCCCTGTCATTTTTAGGGACAGAGCTACTATTTCTGTAAATGTAATTGAATCATCATCCCCAACAgacgagaagaagaagaagaagaagaagaagaaactctCTGAACTTCTCAGAGAGATTAGTTTACAAGGTAACCTACAGTTGCAGGAGGAGGATATCAATGTTCAAAAGGATGGTGAGACCACTGGTATTGACCCCACTACTGTAAAAGTTGCAGTTGAAACACCACCCTCTCATTCCTCTGTACgtagtagtagtagcagcagCAGTGAAACAACTCCCGACAGAGAGTTCAAACCTGTTTCAAAATCAGCAAAGTCTGGACACTGTTGCCTCCCGAGGTTGCTTTCAAGTCGCAGCAGCTGCTTTAAtgaaaagaggaagaaaatgGCAAGTCCTGTCCACAGTGTTTCTTGA
- the LOC116013556 gene encoding probable adenylate kinase 7, mitochondrial, with translation MALLNRLRLAARFSCPSNRAYGSAAAVQLDYDFDYYDNEDNNAGGYSNRTPRIMEDSDGLVPVRGVQWVIIGDPMAKRNVYAQWLSKLLDVPHISMGSLVRQELHPHSSLHNQITSAVNEGKLVPAEVIFRLLSKRLEEGYCRGENGFILDGIPRTKVQAEILDQVVDIDLVLNLKCQEDSMVKKCASSGVHPCQEFLCMTTSKFDLGPQPDDGNLKFTNYSDGAWREKLRVYAEQSQPLEEYYRKQRKLLDFQVSGAPGETWQGLLAALHLQHMNVVSSSQKLTA, from the exons ATGGCCTTACTCAACCGCCTCAGACTCGCTGCGCGATTTTCGTGCCCAAGCAACCGGGCCTATGGATCTGCCGCCGCCGTTCAGCTCGATTACGATTTCGATTATTACGATAACGAAGACAACAACGCCGGAGGTTATTCCAACCGTACCCCCCGGATCATGGAGGATTCCGATGGATTGGTGCCGGTAAGAGGAGTTCAATGGGTGATCATAGGGGACCCGATGGCAAAGAGAAACGTCTATGCTCAGTGGCTCTCCAAGCTTCTCGATGTTCCCCACATTTCCATGGGCTCTCTCGTCCGTCAAGAACTCCACCCTCATTCTTCCCTTCACAACCAG ATAACAAGTGCTGTAAATGAGGGGAAGCTAGTTCCGGCAGAGGTAATTTTCAGGCTGTTGTCAAAGAGACTGGAGGAAGGGTACTGCAGGGGTGAAAATGGTTTCATTTTGGATGGGATCCCTCGAACCAAGGTTCAAGCG GAAATCCTGGACCAAGTTGTGGACATAGACCTGGTTCTGAATCTCAAGTGCCAAGAGGATTCCATGGTGAAGAAATGTGCAAGTAGTGGGGTCCATCCATGTCAAGAATTTCTCTGCATGACTACCTCTAAATTTGATCTTGGTCCACAGCCAGATGATGGTAATTTGAAGTTTACCAATTATTCAGACGGAGCGTGGAGGGAGAAATTGCGTGTATATGCTGAGCAG AGCCAACCATTAGAAGAATACTACAGGAAACAGAGGAAGCTCTTGGATTTTCAAGTGTCTGGGGCACCAGGAGAAACATGGCAAGGCCTCCTGGCTGCTTTGCATCTGCAGCACATGAATGTTGTCAGTTCTTCACAGAAGTTGACTGCTTGA
- the LOC116012190 gene encoding chloride channel protein CLC-b-like isoform X1 — MEGQADDDPESNSLHRPLLKRNRTLSSTPLAMIGAKVSPIESLDYEINENDLFKHDWRSRSKSHVLQYVFLKWTLAFLIGLLTGIIATLINLAIENIAGYKLLAVLNYIDKKRYLMGFAYFVGTNFLLTMSASVLCVFFAPTAAGPGIPEIKAYLNGIDTPNMFGATTLIVKIIGSIGAVSAGLDLGKEGPLVHIGTCIASLLGQGGPDDYRINWRWFRYFNNDRDRRDLITCGSSSGVCAAFRSPVGGVLFALEEVATWWRSALLWRTFFSTAVVVVVLRAFIEYCKSANCGLFGRGGGLIMFDVSGETVRYHAVDIIPITIIGVIGGILGSLYNHVLHKLLRLYNLINEKGKLHKLLLSLSVSLFTSVCLYGLPFLGGCKPCDSSSSTSTGNLKQFNCPKGYYNDLATLLLTTNDDAVRNIFSVNTPSRFNISSLAIFFMLYCILGLITFGIAVPSGLFLPIILMGSSYGRLLGIAMGKYTYIDRGLYAVLGAASLMAGSMRMTVSLCVIFLELTNNLLLLPITMLVLLIAKSVGDCFNPSIYDIILELKGLPFLDANPEPWMRNMTVGELADVKAPVVTLGGIEKVGRIVEVLKNTTYNGFPVVDEGVVGPGPGRATELHGLVLRTHLLLVLKKKYFMHERRRTEEWEVSEKFSWMDLAERWGKIEDVAVTNDEMEMYVDLHPLTNTTPFTVSESISVAKAMVLFRQVGLRHMLIVPKYQAAGVSPVVGILTRQDLRAHNILAVFPHLAKSKDSNKGH, encoded by the exons ATGGAGGGGCAGGCAGATGACGACCCAGAGAGCAACTCGCTGCATCGACCTCTCCTCAAGAGAAACCGCACACTTTCCTCCACTCCGCTAGCCATGATTGGAGCTAAGGTTTCTCCCATCGAGAGTCTGGATTACGA gatcaATGAGAATGATCTGTTCAAACACGACTGGAGAAGTAGATCAAAATCTCATGTTTTGCAATATGTTTTCCTAAAATGGACACTGGCGTTCTTGATTGGGCTTCTAACTGGAATAATAGCCACCCTCATAAATCTGGCAATCGAAAACATTGCAGGCTACAAACTTCTTGCAGTGCTCAACTACATCGACAAGAAGAG GTACCTAATGGGTTTTGCATATTTTGTTGGGACCAATTTTCTTCTCACAATGAGTGCTTCTGTTCTGTGTGTCTTTTTTGCACCTACCGCCGCAGGCCCTGGAATACCTGAAATTAAAGCATATCTCAATGGAATAGACACTCCCAATATGTTTGGTGCCACAACACTGATTGTCAAG ATCATTGGAAGCATTGGAGCTGTATCCGCAGGCTTAGATTTAGGAAAAGAAGGGCCATTGGTACATATTGGAACTTGCATTGCTTCTTTATTAGGTCAAGGTGGGCCAGACGATTACCGCATCAACTGGCGTTGGTTCCGTTACTTCAACAATGACAGGGACCGCAGAGATCTCATCACCTGTGGCTCATCCTCAGGTGTATGTGCTGCTTTTCGATCCCCGGTTGGTGGCGTCCTCTTTGCTTTAGAGGAGGTGGCAACATGGTGGAGGAGTGCTCTTCTCTGGAGAACCTTCTTCAGCACAGCAGTTGTTGTGGTAGTACTCAGGGCTTTCATTGAATACTGCAAATCTGCCAACTGTGGGCTCTTTGGAAGAGGAGGAGGCCTTATCATGTTTGATGTGAGTGGAGAAACTGTGAGGTACCATGCTGTAGATATCATCCCTATTACAATCATTGGAGTCATTGGTGGAATCTTAGGAAGCCTCTACAACCATGTTCTTCACAAGCTCCTCCGCCTTTATAATCTCATCAATGA GAAAGGGAAATTACATAAGCTTCTTCTCAGTCTCAGCGTCTCACTTTTCACCTCTGTCTGCCTATATGGACTTCCTTTCCTTGGCGGATGTAAGCCCTgtgattcttcttcttctacttctactGGAAACTTGAAACAATTCAACTGCCCAAAGGGGTACTATAATGATCTTGCCACTCTTCTCCTTACAACCAATGATGATGCTGTCCGCAATATTTTCTCTGTAAATACTCCCTCAAGATTTAATATTTCATCGCTTGCTATCTTCTTCATGCTGTATTGTATCTTGGGACTGATCACGTTTGGAATTGCTGTGCCTTCTGGTCTCTTCCTTCCTATCATCCTCATGGGTTCATCTTATGGTCGTTTGCTTGGCATTGCCATgggaaaatatacatatattgacCGGGGGTTATATGCTGTTCTAGGTGCAGCTTCCCTGATGGCTGGTTCAATGAGGATGACTGTTTCCCTGTGTGTCATATTCCTTGAGCTCACAAacaatcttcttctcctcccAATAACCATGCTTGTGCTTCTGATTGCCAAAAGTGTAGGAGACTGCTTCAACCCGAGTATCTATGACATAATATTGGAACTGAAAGGCCTGCCTTTCCTGGATGCAAACCCTGAGCCATGGATGAGAAACATGACAGTGGGTGAGCTTGCAGATGTGAAGGCACCAGTAGTTACGCTTGGTGGAATTGAGAAGGTGGGTCGTATTGTGGAGGTTCTTAAGAACACCACGTACAATGGTTTCCCTGTGGTGGATGAAGGAGTGGTAGGTCCAGGTCCAGGGCGGGCAACAGAACTTCATGGACTGGTGCTAAGAACTCACCTTCTGCTGGTACTGAAGAAGAAGTATTTCATGCATGAAAGGCGGAGGACAGAGGAGTGGGAAGTCAGCGAGAAATTCAGCTGGATGGATTTGGCTGAAAGGTGGGGTAAGATTGAAGATGTGGCAGTGACAAATGATGAAATGGAGATGTATGTTGACCTGCATCCCCTTACCAATACAACCCCCTTTACAGTATCAGAAAGCATATCAGTTGCAAAGGCAATGGTGCTGTTTAGGCAGGTGGGACTTCGTCACATGCTCATTGTACCCAAATATCAGGCAGCAGGG GTATCTCCAGTGGTGGGAATCTTGACCAGGCAAGACCTCAGGGCACACAACATCTTGGCTGTCTTCCCTCATCTAGCCAAATCAAAGGACAGTAATAAGGGGCACTGA
- the LOC116012190 gene encoding chloride channel protein CLC-b-like isoform X2, giving the protein MEGQADDDPESNSLHRPLLKRNRTLSSTPLAMIGAKVSPIESLDYEYLMGFAYFVGTNFLLTMSASVLCVFFAPTAAGPGIPEIKAYLNGIDTPNMFGATTLIVKIIGSIGAVSAGLDLGKEGPLVHIGTCIASLLGQGGPDDYRINWRWFRYFNNDRDRRDLITCGSSSGVCAAFRSPVGGVLFALEEVATWWRSALLWRTFFSTAVVVVVLRAFIEYCKSANCGLFGRGGGLIMFDVSGETVRYHAVDIIPITIIGVIGGILGSLYNHVLHKLLRLYNLINEKGKLHKLLLSLSVSLFTSVCLYGLPFLGGCKPCDSSSSTSTGNLKQFNCPKGYYNDLATLLLTTNDDAVRNIFSVNTPSRFNISSLAIFFMLYCILGLITFGIAVPSGLFLPIILMGSSYGRLLGIAMGKYTYIDRGLYAVLGAASLMAGSMRMTVSLCVIFLELTNNLLLLPITMLVLLIAKSVGDCFNPSIYDIILELKGLPFLDANPEPWMRNMTVGELADVKAPVVTLGGIEKVGRIVEVLKNTTYNGFPVVDEGVVGPGPGRATELHGLVLRTHLLLVLKKKYFMHERRRTEEWEVSEKFSWMDLAERWGKIEDVAVTNDEMEMYVDLHPLTNTTPFTVSESISVAKAMVLFRQVGLRHMLIVPKYQAAGVSPVVGILTRQDLRAHNILAVFPHLAKSKDSNKGH; this is encoded by the exons ATGGAGGGGCAGGCAGATGACGACCCAGAGAGCAACTCGCTGCATCGACCTCTCCTCAAGAGAAACCGCACACTTTCCTCCACTCCGCTAGCCATGATTGGAGCTAAGGTTTCTCCCATCGAGAGTCTGGATTACGA GTACCTAATGGGTTTTGCATATTTTGTTGGGACCAATTTTCTTCTCACAATGAGTGCTTCTGTTCTGTGTGTCTTTTTTGCACCTACCGCCGCAGGCCCTGGAATACCTGAAATTAAAGCATATCTCAATGGAATAGACACTCCCAATATGTTTGGTGCCACAACACTGATTGTCAAG ATCATTGGAAGCATTGGAGCTGTATCCGCAGGCTTAGATTTAGGAAAAGAAGGGCCATTGGTACATATTGGAACTTGCATTGCTTCTTTATTAGGTCAAGGTGGGCCAGACGATTACCGCATCAACTGGCGTTGGTTCCGTTACTTCAACAATGACAGGGACCGCAGAGATCTCATCACCTGTGGCTCATCCTCAGGTGTATGTGCTGCTTTTCGATCCCCGGTTGGTGGCGTCCTCTTTGCTTTAGAGGAGGTGGCAACATGGTGGAGGAGTGCTCTTCTCTGGAGAACCTTCTTCAGCACAGCAGTTGTTGTGGTAGTACTCAGGGCTTTCATTGAATACTGCAAATCTGCCAACTGTGGGCTCTTTGGAAGAGGAGGAGGCCTTATCATGTTTGATGTGAGTGGAGAAACTGTGAGGTACCATGCTGTAGATATCATCCCTATTACAATCATTGGAGTCATTGGTGGAATCTTAGGAAGCCTCTACAACCATGTTCTTCACAAGCTCCTCCGCCTTTATAATCTCATCAATGA GAAAGGGAAATTACATAAGCTTCTTCTCAGTCTCAGCGTCTCACTTTTCACCTCTGTCTGCCTATATGGACTTCCTTTCCTTGGCGGATGTAAGCCCTgtgattcttcttcttctacttctactGGAAACTTGAAACAATTCAACTGCCCAAAGGGGTACTATAATGATCTTGCCACTCTTCTCCTTACAACCAATGATGATGCTGTCCGCAATATTTTCTCTGTAAATACTCCCTCAAGATTTAATATTTCATCGCTTGCTATCTTCTTCATGCTGTATTGTATCTTGGGACTGATCACGTTTGGAATTGCTGTGCCTTCTGGTCTCTTCCTTCCTATCATCCTCATGGGTTCATCTTATGGTCGTTTGCTTGGCATTGCCATgggaaaatatacatatattgacCGGGGGTTATATGCTGTTCTAGGTGCAGCTTCCCTGATGGCTGGTTCAATGAGGATGACTGTTTCCCTGTGTGTCATATTCCTTGAGCTCACAAacaatcttcttctcctcccAATAACCATGCTTGTGCTTCTGATTGCCAAAAGTGTAGGAGACTGCTTCAACCCGAGTATCTATGACATAATATTGGAACTGAAAGGCCTGCCTTTCCTGGATGCAAACCCTGAGCCATGGATGAGAAACATGACAGTGGGTGAGCTTGCAGATGTGAAGGCACCAGTAGTTACGCTTGGTGGAATTGAGAAGGTGGGTCGTATTGTGGAGGTTCTTAAGAACACCACGTACAATGGTTTCCCTGTGGTGGATGAAGGAGTGGTAGGTCCAGGTCCAGGGCGGGCAACAGAACTTCATGGACTGGTGCTAAGAACTCACCTTCTGCTGGTACTGAAGAAGAAGTATTTCATGCATGAAAGGCGGAGGACAGAGGAGTGGGAAGTCAGCGAGAAATTCAGCTGGATGGATTTGGCTGAAAGGTGGGGTAAGATTGAAGATGTGGCAGTGACAAATGATGAAATGGAGATGTATGTTGACCTGCATCCCCTTACCAATACAACCCCCTTTACAGTATCAGAAAGCATATCAGTTGCAAAGGCAATGGTGCTGTTTAGGCAGGTGGGACTTCGTCACATGCTCATTGTACCCAAATATCAGGCAGCAGGG GTATCTCCAGTGGTGGGAATCTTGACCAGGCAAGACCTCAGGGCACACAACATCTTGGCTGTCTTCCCTCATCTAGCCAAATCAAAGGACAGTAATAAGGGGCACTGA